The sequence AACAGAGCATGATTTAAAAGAATCTCAATCTAAGCTCTCATCAAAGAGTTTTAAGTTAAAAGACTTACGATATTGAATAAGCGCATAATTGGATTTCTTAGGAGTGTCATTTAAATTTTTAAACACATCGTAGGGCTTTAGCATTTAAAAATAGGTTTGCAAAAGAATACAATCATATCAATTAACATGTGAGTTTTTTGACTCCATTTAAAAGAACACAAATTTAGGTATAAAGAAAACTTGTATCAAGTTTTATTGGAGTTATCTTGACCTGATACAATTTTAAAAAACAAGGAAATCATAAAAATTTTGAGAAACAAACAAGTCTTTTGTTATTGTTTCAAGCTTGTTTTTGCAAGCTTGGATAGCTAAATCGGAATTATCAATGCCTATAAATTTTCGTTGCAATAAAAACGCAGATTTTAAAGTTGTTCCAGAACCACAAAAACAATCTAAAACAATGCTATCTTTATTAGAAGAGGTTTTAATGATTAAGTCTAATAATTGAGCGTTTTTTTCTGTAGGGTAGCTTGGATATTGTGGGTCTTTAAATTCCCAGATGTCTTGGACTCTTTTGCCAACTTGTTCTGAGGCATAAATTTTTTTTCTAGGGTTATTATTGTTAGAGTACTCAATCAAGCCTTCTTTGTCCCAACGCTCAAGTGTGGCAACATCAGTGCGCCAATGCCGCCCTTTTGGAGGTAGCATACCTTTAAATGCTTTAGAACATTCGCCACTTTCTACTTCTCCTGGAGCATGTATTGGAACGGTAGTGTAACGCCTTTTATCTTTGTCAATTTTAGGGAATCGTTTTTCTAAATCTTGTGGCGTATAAGGAATCTTAGGTTCGTTAAAAATGGGATTTTTTCCTTTAGAGTAAAATAAAATCATATCTTTTATGTTGCCATAGCCCATCCTTTTAAAATTTTTAGGATTGCACTTTATGCGTGTGATTTCATTTCTAAAATTTTGTATGCCAAATATTTCATCTAACATCACCTTAACATAATGCCCTATCTTACAATCTGTATGCACATAGATAGAGCCTTGTTCTGAAAGCAATTCTTTAAGCAATACTAGGCGTTGCTTTAAAAATTCTATAAAATCCATACCCACTACTTTGTCGCTATAAGCAATATCGCCATTCTTAGAATTGCTAATTGTGGTTGCTCTACCATTTGTGATAGTAAAATGATTGTTTGTAGCAAATGGAGGGTCAATATATACCAAATCTATTTTTCCTTTTAGGTTTTTATCATTCAATAAAAAAAGTAGAGCGATTGCATTTTCTGCTTGTATTAATAAGTTTTGCATTTCTCTCATTTAAATCTGATATAAAAATTCTCGTAACACTAACGCGCTCATAATATTATAGTTTCTATAAGTAGTATCTAGCAATTTACGCATTTTATTATTGCTTTCAATATATAATACGCCATCTAAAATAGCCACTTTAATTGCTTTGATGTTGGGCGTTTCAATTGTGCTAATAGCGTCGTTAAATTGAGCGTTTTGGTGTCCTCCAAAATCAGTTAAAAATTTAGCTTCGCCAATAATGTATTTTTTGTTAAATCTTGCCACAAAGTCTAGCCCTTTATGATGGTGATAATTTAAATGAGATTTGGCAAATTCTGCCATGTATCGCTTGCTCTTAAAATGGCATCGTTTTCATTCGCTATAAAATCATTTAAATTTACAGGCTCAACACCTAAAGATTTATTATTGAGCCAATCTTTAAACATAGGACCGATTTAGCGGTTTGTTTCTTTTGGCTCACTGCATTTTTCAAAAATTTTATTAAGCCCCATTTCATACAATCTCCCACAAATACGATTGATTGTTCTTGGATTGCGTTCTAAGGCACTTTTATCCCGTTTTAAATAAGCCATATAACTATCTTTAATAGGGAATAAATCTAAATTAAGCAATTCAGTTATTAAGGCTAAATTGTCTTTTCGTTTAAAATGATATTCAACATTAGACCAAATCTTTGAATCAATTTCTCTCAAACCTTCTGGAATTGTAGGATATACTTGAAACAAGTCATCCAAATAGGAGCGTTGATTAGCGTATTCTATGCTTAGCTTTGTCCAATAATTCACCAATTCAACCTTTTTGAAAAATAGTTTCACTGCATAGATTGTAACAAAAATATTGCTTAAATTTCTAAAAACAATTTTAGGATAAGAGGTGTTTTTGATTGAAAAATAAGTTGTTAAAGTTCATTATTTTATCAAATAAATACAACCATTTTTAATTTGGAAACGGCTCAACAACACCCCTAAGTTAAAAGGGTCAATAGCGTTTAAGAAGTGAGAAACAAGCAACAATAACCTTTCATTTTTTAAAAGGATTATAAAATAACGCTCATTAGTTTTTGTTTAAAGGTTTTAGAATTGATTATCTCATCATAGAGTATCGCCACTCAAATTTTGCTCTAGCCCCAGAAAATAAAGAAATATAGGTTAAGGTTTGATTAAAGAGCATAGGGGGATTAAGGATTAAATTAAACTCATTTGAAGCATTAACGTTTCAAGCTTTCAATTTCTTTAAGCATGGTTTCAAAAGCCTCTTTAGTGCCTGCTCGCACGCTAGAAAACAAACTAAACACCACAATAGCTACGCTTGCTACAATAAAACCCGGAACGATTTCATAAATATCCAAAAAGCTTTTGCCAAATTTATCGTATAAAATCACCGTGCTAGCCCCAGAGAGCATGCCAGCAATCGCGCCAATGCGTGTCATTCTTGACCAAAAAAGTGAAAATAAAATCACAGAGCCAAAGCTCGCGCCAAAACCAGCCCATGCGTAACTCACGATGCTGAGAATGCTGGCGTTTCTATCCGTTGAAATGAAAAAAGCGATGCAAGCCACCCCTAAAACCGAAAGCCTAGAAATAACCATCACTAATTTTTGCGGGGCGTTTTTGTTGAAAATCGTCGCATAGAAATCTTCAGCAATGGTAGAAGAGCTTACAAGCAGTTGCGAACTGGCCGTGCTCATCACCGCCGCTAAAATCGCGCTCAATAAAATGCCTGTGATCCAAGGGTTAAAGAGCAATTGACTCATCACAATGAAAATCTTTTCAGGGTCTTCTAAACTCAAATCAAATTTATGCACATACGCAACGCCTAAAAGCCCCATAACGCATGCCCCAATCAAAGAAATAACCATCCAAGAAATCCCAATAGTGGTCGCTTTAGGCACATCTCTAATGGAGCGGATAGACATGAAACGCACTAAAATATGGGGTTGCCCAAAATAGCCTAACCCCCAAGCAAGGCTTGAAATAATGGCGACTACGCTAGAGCCTTGCAAGAAAGAAAGGTTTTCAGGCTTGATTTCTCTAATGATTTTAATCCCCTCTCCAATCCCTCCAAGATGGATTATCATAACGATTGGCACCACGATTAAAGCACTCATCATCAAAAGCCCTTGAATCAAATCCGTCCAACACACCGCCTTATACCCCCCTAAAAAGGTGTAAGAGACAATAATCAGCGTGCCAATGCTTAAAGCGTAGGTGTATTGAATGCCAAAGGTCGCTTCAAAGAGCTTAGCCCCACTCACCAGCCCTGAAGAAATGTAAAAAATAAAAAAGATCAAAATCACAAAAGCTGAAATCAAGCGCAAGATGTGTTTATCATCGCTAAAGCGCGTTTCAAAATAATCTGAAATGGTGATGGAATTAGCGATCACGCTCGTATAAATGCGTAAGCGTTTGGCCACAAAAACCCAGTTAATCAATGCACCCAAACTCAAGCCTATGGCGATGTGTGAATTGATAAGCCCCCCCACATATAAAGCTCCCGGTAATCCCATTAAAAGCCACCCGCTCATGTCACTCGCCCCAGCGCTCAAAGCGCTAATGATAGGGCCCATAGAACGATCGCCTAAGAAATAATCTTCAGTCGTTTTATTTTGTTTGTAAAAATAAAAACCAATATAGAGCATTAACAGCGAATAAACGACAAACATCGTAACAATAGGGGTGCTTAAAACAACATGTCCCATTTTAATCTCCTTATTTAATACAATATTTATTTTTCAGCACAACATGAATTGCGGCAAGGGTGTTGCCTTAAAACCCTTGAGCCTAAATTCCCGTAACGATGATAAGAAATACTAACCGATCGCTCTAAGTGGTAATACAGCAATTCAAAACGCCCGTTCAAGCAGGGTTTAGTCGTGGCTAAAACCATCCCTAAAGCACTCGCTTGCTTGTGCAATAAATCCAAATCGTTTTTTAAATAACGGACACGATTGAAAGCATGCAATTTTTCGCTAAATTTTTGCAAGCTTTCATAAACGATAGGGGCGTTTGCTCGGAGCGTTTTTAAGCATTCTAAAAAAAAGGTTAAATCCTTGTTCGTTCGTTCGTTTTCTATGCTGAGCGTTAAAGGGATCTGAGAAATTAAGCATGCTAAAGCCACGCCTAACATATCGCTTAAGGTGTCCTTTTCGGTGATGCGATAGCCCACGCTTTTAACTTTGGTGTAGGAAAAAAGGTTGTCTTCACCTCTGATTTTGACATAGTCTTTAGCTTGGCTGAATTCATGTTTGTAATGATAAGCGTAGCTCTTTGCCATAAAAATCGCGCGCTTCAACTCATGCGTATGCTCATCATAGCCTTTTTGAGTCAAGCCCTCTAAAGCTTCGCTTAAGGGGTTTTTTAAGGCGTTTTCATCTTCTTCATCTTGATGGATATTCACAAATTGCGTGATATAGTTAAAAATGCCCACCTTCCTCCCAAACCCTACAGCGGATTTTTTAACCCCCCCAAAAGGCTGGCGCAAGACAATCGCTCCTGTGGTGGGTTTGTTGATATAGATATTACCGGCTTCAATGCGTTCTAAATAATACTCCCACTCCCTTTCGTCCAAAGACTCTAACGCGCTAGTCAGCCCGTAACCGGTAGAATTGACTATCTCTATCGCCTCGTCTAAATCTTGCGCCTTCATCACGGATAAAATGGGCGTAAAAAGCTCAGTTTGGTGTGTGAAATCGCCTTTTTTAGTGCCGTATTTGATGCTTGGCTTCATCAAATAGGGGTTATCATTGACAAAGCTTACCGGGATTTCGTAATTTTCATAGCTTTTCAATTCGTCTATGGCTTTGATGACCTTTTCATTAGGCTTGTCCGCTAGAGCGCCGATTTTGTTTTTGAAATCAAAAGGATCGCCCACGCTAAGGCTTAGAGTCGCATCTATTAGAGTCTTTTTAAAGTTCTCATCTTCATAGACTTCTTTTTCCAACACTAAAAGCGAAGTGGCGGAGCATTTTTGCCCCGAATTGCTAAAAGCTGAATGGATAACATTTTTAATCGCTTGATCTCTGTCTGCCATTTTGCTCACAATAGTGGCGTTTTTACCGCCTG is a genomic window of Helicobacter pylori oki112 containing:
- the putP gene encoding sodium/proline symporter PutP, with protein sequence MGHVVLSTPIVTMFVVYSLLMLYIGFYFYKQNKTTEDYFLGDRSMGPIISALSAGASDMSGWLLMGLPGALYVGGLINSHIAIGLSLGALINWVFVAKRLRIYTSVIANSITISDYFETRFSDDKHILRLISAFVILIFFIFYISSGLVSGAKLFEATFGIQYTYALSIGTLIIVSYTFLGGYKAVCWTDLIQGLLMMSALIVVPIVMIIHLGGIGEGIKIIREIKPENLSFLQGSSVVAIISSLAWGLGYFGQPHILVRFMSIRSIRDVPKATTIGISWMVISLIGACVMGLLGVAYVHKFDLSLEDPEKIFIVMSQLLFNPWITGILLSAILAAVMSTASSQLLVSSSTIAEDFYATIFNKNAPQKLVMVISRLSVLGVACIAFFISTDRNASILSIVSYAWAGFGASFGSVILFSLFWSRMTRIGAIAGMLSGASTVILYDKFGKSFLDIYEIVPGFIVASVAIVVFSLFSSVRAGTKEAFETMLKEIESLKR
- a CDS encoding site-specific DNA-methyltransferase: MQNLLIQAENAIALLFLLNDKNLKGKIDLVYIDPPFATNNHFTITNGRATTISNSKNGDIAYSDKVVGMDFIEFLKQRLVLLKELLSEQGSIYVHTDCKIGHYVKVMLDEIFGIQNFRNEITRIKCNPKNFKRMGYGNIKDMILFYSKGKNPIFNEPKIPYTPQDLEKRFPKIDKDKRRYTTVPIHAPGEVESGECSKAFKGMLPPKGRHWRTDVATLERWDKEGLIEYSNNNNPRKKIYASEQVGKRVQDIWEFKDPQYPSYPTEKNAQLLDLIIKTSSNKDSIVLDCFCGSGTTLKSAFLLQRKFIGIDNSDLAIQACKNKLETITKDLFVSQNFYDFLVF